In Providencia zhijiangensis, a single window of DNA contains:
- a CDS encoding sulfite exporter TauE/SafE family protein, with product MIVTELAIGALIGLIISTTGVGGGVIVLPILTYFFGLNALAAVATANFLSMLMKVSSSYMHFRLGNIPLKGALIVLAIMLPSTFLSSLFVTWLGSIPAYEKQVEWGINVLVSAAIIFSLYLFIQRMFFANPRKKVAVKENQLKAMAIPAVLAGIVLGATGVGGGVVVLPMLLRYMDLNIKQAIGTSIVVTTVLSGSSALAYAQDGHTDLKLALILCAGALLVMPLAKYLLVKLSERTFQYITLLLILCSAVMMTWKVIMP from the coding sequence ATGATTGTCACAGAGTTAGCCATCGGCGCACTGATTGGCTTGATTATAAGCACAACCGGTGTGGGCGGCGGTGTGATTGTTTTACCCATACTGACTTACTTTTTTGGGCTTAATGCCTTAGCTGCAGTGGCAACTGCTAACTTTCTCTCTATGCTGATGAAGGTCTCTTCGTCATACATGCATTTTCGCTTAGGCAATATTCCACTAAAAGGGGCATTGATAGTTTTGGCGATTATGTTGCCAAGTACGTTTTTATCCAGCCTGTTTGTGACGTGGCTAGGCAGTATCCCTGCTTATGAAAAACAGGTGGAGTGGGGCATTAATGTGTTGGTCTCCGCGGCTATTATTTTTTCGTTGTATTTATTTATTCAACGGATGTTTTTTGCTAATCCGCGTAAAAAAGTTGCCGTGAAAGAAAATCAATTGAAAGCGATGGCGATCCCGGCGGTATTGGCGGGAATAGTATTAGGTGCAACAGGGGTTGGCGGCGGAGTCGTGGTTCTGCCAATGTTATTGCGTTATATGGATTTAAATATCAAGCAAGCCATTGGTACATCGATTGTGGTGACGACCGTGTTATCGGGCTCTTCGGCGCTAGCTTATGCGCAAGATGGTCATACGGATTTAAAACTGGCATTAATTTTGTGTGCAGGGGCTCTGTTAGTGATGCCGCTGGCAAAATATTTACTGGTGAAATTGTCTGAACGGACTTTCCAATATATTACGTTACTGCTGATTTTATGCAGTGCGGTGATGATGACTTGGAAAGTAATTATGCCGTAA
- a CDS encoding nucleoside hydrolase, whose protein sequence is MHKIIIDCDPGVDDAVAIFLAMASPEIEIIGITTVAGNVELEKVHCNAKKLLTLANRLDIPLAKGCDRPLMSKTGNKTNVHGSDGLAGILLPESEHHNDSGHAVDFIIDSVMSNPGEITLCTIAALTNIALAIIKEPKLVDNIKDIVVMGGAAFTQGNITPAAEFNFYVDPHAAHIVFDSARHITMLGLDVTSKADIRAGLCTALEKGGVIAQTVAEMCRRYAEFDPFLHDPCVIAYLIHPEIFSGVEGSITIEYESKRLFGHSFATTPNVTHHGLETMNCKIITDVDASKLMSLIAEHILTL, encoded by the coding sequence ATGCATAAAATAATAATAGATTGTGATCCTGGAGTTGATGATGCAGTGGCTATTTTTCTCGCTATGGCATCACCTGAAATAGAAATAATCGGGATAACGACAGTCGCTGGGAATGTAGAGTTAGAAAAGGTTCACTGTAATGCAAAAAAATTACTGACATTAGCGAATAGGTTAGATATTCCTCTCGCTAAAGGCTGTGATCGTCCATTAATGAGCAAAACCGGAAATAAAACTAATGTTCATGGTTCAGATGGGCTAGCTGGGATACTCCTACCTGAATCTGAGCACCACAATGATTCTGGTCACGCGGTAGATTTTATTATTGATTCTGTCATGTCAAATCCTGGTGAAATAACATTATGCACAATAGCCGCCCTCACCAATATTGCTTTAGCTATCATTAAAGAACCAAAATTAGTTGATAATATAAAAGATATTGTTGTCATGGGGGGCGCTGCATTTACACAAGGAAATATAACACCAGCCGCTGAGTTTAATTTTTATGTCGATCCTCATGCTGCTCATATTGTTTTTGATAGTGCGCGGCATATCACTATGCTTGGTTTGGATGTAACAAGCAAAGCTGATATAAGAGCGGGTTTGTGTACTGCTTTGGAAAAAGGTGGTGTTATTGCTCAGACCGTGGCAGAAATGTGCCGAAGATATGCCGAATTTGATCCTTTCCTTCATGACCCCTGCGTTATTGCCTACCTAATTCACCCTGAAATTTTTTCAGGTGTTGAAGGTTCTATCACTATTGAATATGAGTCCAAAAGATTATTTGGCCATAGTTTTGCTACCACACCTAATGTTACTCATCACGGTTTAGAAACGATGAATTGTAAAATTATTACTGATGTCGATGCATCGAAATTGATGTCTTTAATTGCAGAGCATATTTTAACTCTTTGA
- a CDS encoding MFS transporter, whose amino-acid sequence MQPKSFDDIQFSSVHRRIMLWGSGGPFLDGYVLVLIGVALEQLTPVLNLSNEWIGLLGAATLAGLFIGTSLFGYICDQVGRRKMFLIDIVAIGAISVATMFVSTPLQLLLMRFLIGIVIGADYPIATSMITEFSNTKQRAFAVGFIAAMWYVGATCANLVGYALYDIEGGWRWMLGSAVIPCIVILIGRFDLPESPLWLIRKGRHQECQKMMTKLFGQPVVFEAEEQKKTRFIDIFTKRHFSFVLFTATIWTCQVIPMFAIYTFGPQIVGELGWDQGKNAALGNVVISLFFMLGCLPAMYWLNRMGRRPLLIGSFAIMTCALAILGLFSNLGICLVIIMFGIYAFFSGGPGILQWLYPNELFPTDIRASAVGVIMSISRIGTIFSTWALPVFIHEYGISHVVLMGAGVSLVGLVVSILFAPETKGLTLAQTSKMSIMKRK is encoded by the coding sequence ATGCAACCTAAAAGCTTTGATGACATCCAGTTTTCCTCAGTCCACCGCCGCATTATGTTGTGGGGCAGCGGTGGGCCTTTTCTTGACGGTTACGTATTAGTCCTCATTGGCGTTGCCTTAGAGCAGCTCACTCCAGTACTTAATTTAAGTAATGAGTGGATTGGTTTACTCGGTGCGGCCACGTTAGCGGGGCTGTTTATCGGTACCTCTTTATTTGGCTATATCTGCGACCAAGTCGGTCGCCGTAAAATGTTCCTGATTGATATTGTGGCCATTGGTGCAATCTCCGTCGCCACGATGTTTGTTTCAACGCCTTTACAGCTTCTGCTAATGCGCTTTTTAATTGGCATTGTCATCGGGGCTGACTACCCGATAGCCACGTCGATGATCACCGAGTTCTCTAATACTAAACAGCGCGCTTTTGCTGTCGGGTTTATTGCGGCAATGTGGTACGTCGGCGCCACTTGCGCCAACCTTGTGGGTTATGCTTTATATGATATTGAAGGTGGCTGGCGCTGGATGCTCGGTAGTGCCGTAATCCCCTGCATCGTGATTTTAATCGGTCGCTTTGATTTACCTGAATCGCCACTTTGGCTGATCCGCAAAGGCCGACATCAAGAGTGCCAAAAGATGATGACCAAATTATTTGGCCAACCTGTGGTATTTGAAGCAGAAGAACAAAAGAAAACCCGCTTTATCGATATTTTTACCAAACGACACTTCTCCTTTGTCTTATTCACCGCGACGATTTGGACTTGCCAAGTGATCCCTATGTTTGCCATTTACACATTTGGCCCACAAATTGTCGGGGAACTTGGTTGGGATCAAGGGAAAAATGCCGCGCTCGGCAATGTCGTCATTAGCCTATTCTTTATGCTCGGCTGTTTACCTGCAATGTACTGGCTCAACCGAATGGGCAGAAGGCCATTACTGATAGGCAGCTTTGCAATTATGACCTGCGCACTGGCGATCCTCGGTTTATTCTCCAACCTAGGGATCTGCTTGGTGATCATTATGTTCGGTATCTACGCTTTCTTTTCTGGCGGGCCAGGAATATTACAATGGCTATATCCGAACGAACTTTTCCCGACCGATATTCGCGCTTCCGCTGTTGGCGTGATTATGTCCATAAGCCGCATCGGAACCATTTTTTCAACGTGGGCACTGCCTGTCTTTATTCACGAATATGGCATTAGCCATGTGGTACTCATGGGGGCAGGCGTTTCGTTAGTTGGCTTAGTCGTTTCTATCCTATTTGCGCCAGAAACCAAAGGGTTAACTTTAGCGCAAACCTCCAAGATGAGCATAATGAAAAGAAAATAG
- the fixX gene encoding ferredoxin-like protein FixX: MSAPVNVDVKLGINKFNVDEEIPHIVIKEQPDMAVLEILTKACPAGLYKKQDDGSVRFDYAGCLECGTCRILGLGSALEKWEYPRGTFGIEFRYG; encoded by the coding sequence ATGAGTGCTCCCGTAAACGTTGATGTCAAACTCGGTATTAACAAATTTAATGTCGATGAAGAGATCCCCCATATCGTTATCAAAGAACAACCTGATATGGCGGTACTCGAAATATTAACCAAAGCCTGCCCAGCAGGTTTGTATAAAAAACAAGATGATGGCTCGGTACGTTTTGATTATGCCGGCTGTCTTGAATGTGGGACATGCCGCATTCTGGGTCTCGGTAGCGCACTGGAAAAATGGGAATATCCACGCGGTACTTTCGGTATTGAGTTTCGATACGGCTGA
- the fixC gene encoding FAD-dependent oxidoreductase FixC codes for MSDDIFDAIIVGAGLAGSVAALVLAREGAQVLLIERGNYAGGKNVTGGRMYAHSLERIIPGFTKEAPIERMITHEKLSFMTETGAMTVDYQNGDPQKPEETSWSILRGKLDPWLAEQAENAGAQCITGIRVDKLVERDGKVVGVEADGDVLEAKVVILADGVNSLLAEQLGMTKRVSAEHVAVGVKELIELPKDVLQNRFNLQGNEGVAWLFAGSPTDGLMGGGFLYTNEDTISLGLVCGLHHIKDAKKSVPQMLEDFKQHPAVAPLIEGGKMIEYAAHVVPEAGLKMQSELVRDGVLVAGDAAGMCMNLGFTIRGMDLAVASGEAAAQAVLSAMKKEDFSKQGLSEYLTLLEQGPLRDMKAYQRMPEFLDNPRMFTAYPEMALGIAKKLFTISDEAPVPLRKTMLQHAKKVGFMNLIKDGIKGVRAI; via the coding sequence ATGTCCGATGATATTTTTGATGCAATCATAGTAGGAGCTGGTCTGGCTGGCTCAGTTGCTGCACTGGTACTTGCCCGTGAAGGTGCTCAAGTTCTCCTAATTGAAAGAGGAAACTATGCGGGCGGCAAAAACGTAACAGGTGGGCGCATGTATGCTCACAGTTTAGAGCGGATCATTCCTGGGTTTACCAAAGAAGCGCCTATTGAGCGCATGATCACCCACGAAAAGCTCTCTTTTATGACCGAAACCGGTGCAATGACGGTGGATTACCAAAATGGTGACCCGCAAAAACCCGAAGAAACCTCATGGTCCATCCTGCGTGGAAAACTGGATCCATGGTTGGCTGAACAAGCTGAAAATGCAGGCGCACAGTGCATCACAGGGATCCGCGTTGATAAGCTGGTTGAACGTGATGGCAAAGTCGTTGGCGTCGAAGCTGACGGTGATGTACTCGAAGCCAAAGTGGTGATCCTTGCCGACGGCGTAAATTCCCTTCTAGCAGAACAATTGGGCATGACAAAACGCGTCAGTGCCGAGCATGTCGCTGTCGGCGTCAAAGAACTGATTGAGCTGCCAAAAGACGTTTTACAAAACCGCTTCAACCTCCAAGGTAACGAAGGTGTTGCGTGGCTATTTGCAGGCTCGCCAACCGATGGACTGATGGGCGGTGGTTTCCTTTACACCAATGAAGATACGATTTCGTTAGGGCTGGTGTGTGGTCTACACCACATTAAAGATGCCAAAAAATCCGTTCCACAAATGCTCGAAGATTTTAAACAGCACCCTGCTGTCGCACCATTAATTGAAGGCGGAAAAATGATTGAGTACGCCGCCCATGTGGTGCCTGAAGCGGGTTTAAAAATGCAATCTGAACTGGTTCGGGATGGTGTTCTTGTTGCTGGGGATGCCGCAGGTATGTGCATGAACTTAGGCTTTACCATCCGCGGTATGGATTTAGCCGTCGCCTCAGGTGAAGCCGCAGCTCAAGCCGTACTCAGCGCAATGAAAAAAGAGGACTTTAGCAAGCAAGGCCTAAGCGAATACCTCACTTTGCTGGAACAAGGCCCACTGCGCGATATGAAAGCCTACCAAAGAATGCCTGAATTCTTAGATAACCCGCGCATGTTTACCGCATACCCGGAGATGGCACTTGGTATTGCCAAAAAACTGTTCACCATCTCAGATGAAGCCCCAGTGCCTCTGCGCAAAACCATGCTGCAACATGCGAAAAAAGTCGGCTTTATGAACCTAATTAAAGACGGAATTAAAGGAGTGAGAGCGATATGA
- a CDS encoding FAD-binding protein produces the protein MSKLSTVWVLSDMTSRLPELIGGALTLGEHVNVIALDDAQTTQAFQLGANQVIQLSGKPDDRIIEDYADTVVNVIKQYGDTGLLLLPNTRRGKLLAARLGARLQAAVSNDAATVVIEDNKPVIKHMVYGGLAFGSETLSSSFSIATVATGTFDAASSNASLSGTAQVAQWVEPKQSIESKQPVVRTSVQQKAGNSVELDKARLVVSVGRGIGSQENIAIAKALADSIGAEIACSRPVAENEKWMEHERYVGISNLMIKPELYLAVGISGQIQHMVGANGAQTIVAINKDKNAPIFQFADYGIVGDLFKILPALTQQLAK, from the coding sequence ATGAGCAAATTATCAACCGTTTGGGTACTGAGTGACATGACTTCTCGCTTACCTGAACTGATCGGCGGCGCACTGACTCTTGGTGAACATGTCAACGTTATCGCATTGGATGACGCGCAAACCACGCAAGCTTTTCAACTCGGCGCAAACCAAGTCATTCAATTATCCGGCAAACCTGATGACCGCATTATCGAAGATTATGCAGATACCGTCGTCAATGTGATTAAGCAATATGGTGATACTGGACTGCTGTTACTGCCAAACACACGCCGTGGAAAACTATTGGCGGCACGTTTAGGCGCAAGACTACAAGCCGCAGTCTCGAATGATGCTGCCACTGTCGTCATCGAAGATAACAAGCCCGTTATCAAGCACATGGTCTATGGCGGTTTGGCGTTCGGCAGTGAAACATTAAGCAGCTCATTTTCCATTGCCACAGTGGCGACTGGGACTTTTGATGCCGCGTCAAGTAATGCATCACTTAGCGGTACAGCCCAAGTTGCACAATGGGTCGAACCAAAACAGTCAATCGAATCAAAACAACCTGTTGTACGTACCTCGGTTCAGCAAAAAGCAGGTAACTCTGTTGAGTTAGACAAAGCGCGCCTTGTGGTCAGTGTGGGTCGAGGCATCGGTAGCCAAGAAAATATTGCCATTGCTAAAGCATTAGCGGATTCCATTGGTGCTGAAATTGCGTGTTCCCGCCCTGTGGCTGAAAACGAAAAATGGATGGAGCATGAACGCTATGTAGGTATTTCCAACCTGATGATCAAACCTGAACTGTATCTTGCAGTCGGTATTTCAGGGCAGATCCAACACATGGTTGGCGCTAATGGTGCTCAAACGATTGTTGCCATCAATAAAGACAAAAATGCCCCTATCTTCCAATTTGCAGACTACGGGATTGTTGGGGATCTCTTTAAAATTCTTCCAGCACTGACTCAGCAACTGGCCAAATAA
- the fixA gene encoding putative electron transfer flavoprotein FixA: MNIITCYKSVPDEQDIVVNSSDGSLDFSRADTKISQYDLNAIEAANQIKAQQPESKVIALSIGGKALTNMKGRKDVLSRGPDELVVVVEDQFEYALPHQSAIALSAAAKKVGFDLILCGDGSADLNAQQVSILMGEELQVPAINGVKKILSIAPDTIVVERELEDEIETLSIPLPAVIAVTSDINVPVIPSMKAILGAAKKPVQAWTAADIGLGDVAALSTQSIAAPKQKVRQRIIIEGDGDDQVAQFAEHLRKIIK, from the coding sequence ATGAATATTATTACATGCTACAAATCTGTTCCTGATGAACAAGATATTGTTGTTAATAGCTCAGATGGTTCTTTAGATTTTTCTCGCGCTGACACTAAAATTAGTCAATATGATTTAAATGCCATTGAAGCTGCTAATCAAATAAAAGCGCAGCAACCAGAAAGTAAAGTTATTGCGTTAAGTATTGGTGGCAAAGCACTGACCAACATGAAAGGTCGTAAAGACGTTTTATCCCGTGGTCCCGATGAATTAGTCGTGGTGGTTGAAGACCAATTCGAATATGCCCTGCCACATCAAAGCGCGATTGCCCTTAGTGCCGCAGCCAAAAAAGTGGGCTTTGATTTGATTCTGTGCGGTGATGGCTCCGCTGACCTCAACGCCCAGCAAGTCAGTATTTTAATGGGAGAAGAGCTGCAAGTTCCTGCTATTAATGGGGTCAAAAAAATCCTATCTATTGCACCAGATACCATTGTTGTTGAACGTGAGCTCGAAGACGAAATCGAAACGTTATCCATTCCACTACCTGCGGTTATTGCAGTGACTTCAGACATTAACGTCCCTGTTATTCCATCGATGAAAGCCATTTTAGGTGCTGCGAAAAAGCCTGTTCAAGCATGGACGGCTGCAGATATCGGTCTTGGTGATGTCGCGGCGTTATCGACTCAGTCGATTGCTGCACCAAAACAAAAAGTTCGTCAACGCATCATTATTGAAGGCGATGGCGATGACCAAGTTGCACAGTTCGCTGAACACTTAAGAAAAATCATTAAATAA
- the caiT gene encoding L-carnitine/gamma-butyrobetaine antiporter encodes MSKENKKVGIEPKVFFPPLIIVGLLCWLTVRDLDASNEVINQVFSYVTNVWGWAFEWYMVIMFGGWFWLIFGPYAKKRLGDEKPEFSRAGWIFMMFASCTSAAVLFWGSIEIYYYISSPPFDFAPYSNEAKSIGLAYSLFHWGPLPWATYSFLSVAFAYFFFVRKMDVIRPSSTLAPLVGEKRANGWFGTIIDNFYLVALILAMGTSLGLATPLVTECIQYLFGIPHTLQLDAIIIFCWIILNAVCVAFGLQKGVKAASDVRSYLSFLMLGWVLIVSGASFIANYFTDSVGVLLMYMPRMLFYTDAVGKGGFPQGWTVFYWAWWVIYAIQMCIFLARISKGRTVRELCLGMVAGLTAGTTLIWTILGSNTLQLIDKNVINIPKLIEEFGVARAIIETWAALPLSTVTIWGFFILCFIATVTLINACSYTLAMSTCRAVKDGEEPPLLVRIGWSVLVGVIGIVLLALGGLKPIQTAIIAGGCPLFFVNIMVTLSFIKDARVHWKND; translated from the coding sequence ATGAGCAAAGAAAATAAAAAGGTCGGAATAGAACCGAAAGTTTTTTTCCCACCATTAATTATTGTCGGGTTACTGTGCTGGCTAACAGTACGTGATCTTGATGCATCAAACGAAGTGATTAACCAAGTCTTTAGCTATGTCACCAATGTCTGGGGATGGGCATTTGAATGGTATATGGTCATTATGTTTGGTGGTTGGTTTTGGTTAATTTTCGGACCTTATGCGAAGAAACGTTTAGGGGATGAAAAACCAGAATTTAGCCGAGCTGGCTGGATTTTTATGATGTTCGCATCTTGTACTTCAGCCGCGGTGCTGTTCTGGGGATCGATTGAAATTTATTACTATATTTCATCGCCGCCGTTTGATTTTGCACCTTATTCTAATGAAGCCAAAAGTATCGGGTTAGCTTACAGCTTGTTCCATTGGGGCCCGCTGCCGTGGGCAACTTACAGCTTCCTCTCTGTTGCTTTCGCTTACTTTTTCTTTGTTCGTAAAATGGATGTGATCCGCCCAAGTAGTACGCTGGCTCCGCTGGTGGGTGAGAAGCGTGCCAATGGCTGGTTTGGAACCATTATCGACAACTTCTATTTGGTTGCATTGATCTTAGCGATGGGAACCAGCTTGGGTCTGGCAACACCGCTGGTGACTGAATGTATTCAATATCTGTTTGGTATTCCACATACCTTGCAGCTCGATGCGATCATTATCTTCTGCTGGATCATCCTCAATGCAGTGTGTGTAGCATTTGGTCTGCAAAAGGGGGTGAAAGCCGCCAGTGATGTACGCAGCTATTTAAGTTTCTTAATGCTTGGATGGGTGCTTATCGTCAGTGGCGCGAGCTTTATCGCTAACTATTTTACAGACTCCGTCGGCGTATTATTAATGTATATGCCACGCATGCTGTTCTATACCGATGCCGTTGGCAAAGGTGGATTCCCTCAAGGTTGGACTGTGTTCTATTGGGCTTGGTGGGTTATCTACGCGATTCAAATGTGTATTTTCCTCGCACGCATTTCCAAAGGACGTACTGTTCGTGAATTATGTTTAGGTATGGTTGCAGGCTTAACCGCAGGTACCACCTTAATTTGGACCATTCTCGGTAGTAACACGCTCCAACTGATTGATAAAAACGTTATTAACATTCCTAAGTTGATTGAAGAGTTCGGTGTTGCACGAGCCATCATTGAAACTTGGGCCGCTTTACCTTTGAGCACTGTAACAATTTGGGGCTTCTTCATCCTCTGCTTTATCGCCACTGTCACACTGATTAACGCCTGTTCATACACTCTCGCGATGTCGACTTGTCGCGCAGTGAAAGATGGAGAGGAGCCACCGTTATTAGTGCGTATTGGTTGGTCTGTTCTTGTCGGCGTGATTGGCATTGTCTTACTGGCATTAGGCGGACTGAAACCAATTCAAACAGCGATTATTGCCGGAGGATGCCCACTTTTTTTCGTGAACATCATGGTAACGCTCTCCTTTATTAAAGATGCAAGAGTGCATTGGAAAAACGATTAA
- the caiA gene encoding crotonobetainyl-CoA dehydrogenase, giving the protein MDFRLNDEQELFVAGIRELMASENWESYFAECDRESKYPERFVKALADMEIDNLLIPEEHGGLNAGFITVAAVWMELGRLGAPTYVLYQLPGGFNTVLREGTQEQIDKIMAFRGTGKQMWNSAITEPGAGSDVGSLQTTYTRRNGKVYLNGSKCFITSSAYTPYIVVMSRDADSPDKPVFTEWFLDMSKPGIKVNKLEKLGLRMDSCCEITFDNVELDEKDMFGREGNGFNRVKEEFDHERFLVALTNYGTAMCAFEDAARYANQRVQFGEAIGRYQLIQEKFAHMAIKLNSMRNMLYETAWKSDNGLITSGDAAMCKYFCANAAFAVVDSAMQVLGGVGIAGEHRIARFWRDLRVDRVSGGSDEMQILTLGRSVLKQYR; this is encoded by the coding sequence ATGGATTTTAGATTGAATGATGAGCAGGAACTGTTTGTCGCAGGGATCCGTGAACTGATGGCAAGTGAGAACTGGGAAAGCTATTTCGCCGAGTGTGACCGCGAAAGCAAATACCCAGAGCGTTTTGTAAAAGCCTTAGCGGATATGGAAATCGATAACCTGCTGATCCCCGAAGAGCACGGTGGCTTAAATGCGGGGTTTATTACGGTTGCTGCGGTATGGATGGAATTAGGTCGCCTTGGTGCTCCTACTTATGTTCTATACCAATTACCGGGTGGTTTTAATACAGTTCTGCGTGAAGGAACTCAAGAGCAAATCGACAAAATCATGGCGTTCCGTGGTACGGGTAAACAGATGTGGAACTCCGCTATTACTGAACCGGGCGCAGGCTCTGACGTTGGTAGCTTACAAACTACATACACTCGCCGTAATGGAAAAGTGTACTTAAACGGTAGCAAATGCTTTATCACCAGTAGTGCGTACACCCCATACATCGTGGTGATGAGCCGCGATGCAGATTCACCGGATAAACCTGTTTTCACTGAGTGGTTCTTAGACATGAGCAAGCCGGGTATCAAGGTGAACAAACTTGAAAAACTGGGTCTGCGCATGGATAGCTGCTGCGAAATTACGTTCGACAACGTGGAACTTGATGAAAAAGACATGTTTGGTCGTGAAGGCAATGGCTTTAACCGTGTGAAAGAAGAGTTTGATCATGAGCGCTTCTTAGTGGCATTGACCAACTACGGTACAGCAATGTGTGCGTTTGAAGATGCGGCACGCTATGCCAACCAACGTGTTCAGTTTGGTGAAGCCATCGGTCGTTATCAATTAATTCAAGAAAAATTTGCACATATGGCGATCAAGCTCAATTCGATGCGCAACATGTTATATGAAACTGCATGGAAGAGTGACAACGGTTTAATCACCTCTGGTGATGCGGCAATGTGTAAATACTTCTGTGCAAACGCAGCATTTGCAGTTGTGGATTCAGCAATGCAAGTCCTCGGTGGTGTGGGTATTGCGGGTGAACACCGTATCGCACGATTCTGGCGCGACCTGCGTGTGGATCGTGTATCAGGCGGTTCAGATGAAATGCAAATACTGACATTAGGTCGTAGCGTACTGAAACAGTATCGCTAA
- the caiB gene encoding L-carnitine CoA-transferase — translation MAEHLPMPEFGPLSGVRVVFSGIEIAGPFAGQMFAEWGAEVIWIENVAWADTIRVQPNYPQLSRRNLRALSLNIFKDEGREAFLKLMETTDIFIEASKGPAFARRGITDELLWEHNPKLVIAHLSGFGQYGDPQYTNLAAYNTIAQAFSGYLIQNGDKDQPMPAFPYTADYFSGMTATTSALAALYKVQKTGKGESIDIAMYEVMLRMGQYFMMDYFNGGEICPRMTKGKDPYYAGCGLYSCKDGYIVMEIVGITQIQEIFKDIGLAHLLGTPEIPEGTQLIHRVECPYGPLVEEKLDEWLGARDIDVVLARLAELNIASAKVLTIPELETNPQYIARESITSWQTMDGRTCRGPNVMPKFKNNPGQIWRGMPSHGMDTSDILQNIGYNENDIRGLVEKGLAKIVE, via the coding sequence ATGGCAGAGCATTTACCAATGCCCGAGTTTGGCCCGCTATCTGGGGTTAGGGTGGTATTTTCAGGGATTGAAATTGCAGGCCCATTTGCCGGACAAATGTTCGCAGAATGGGGCGCGGAGGTTATTTGGATCGAAAACGTCGCATGGGCTGATACCATTCGTGTTCAACCTAATTACCCGCAACTATCTCGCCGCAATCTACGGGCGCTATCGCTGAACATCTTTAAAGATGAAGGTCGAGAAGCGTTCCTTAAACTGATGGAAACGACGGATATTTTTATCGAAGCCAGTAAAGGCCCAGCCTTTGCGCGCAGAGGGATCACCGATGAATTATTGTGGGAGCATAACCCGAAATTGGTGATCGCCCACTTATCAGGCTTCGGACAATACGGCGACCCGCAATACACCAACCTTGCGGCGTATAACACCATTGCACAAGCATTCAGCGGCTATTTAATTCAAAACGGTGATAAAGACCAGCCAATGCCGGCATTCCCGTATACCGCAGACTATTTTTCTGGCATGACCGCCACCACCTCCGCTTTAGCGGCACTGTATAAAGTTCAAAAAACAGGTAAAGGCGAAAGTATTGATATTGCCATGTACGAAGTGATGTTGCGTATGGGGCAGTATTTCATGATGGACTACTTTAACGGCGGCGAAATTTGCCCACGCATGACGAAAGGAAAAGACCCGTATTATGCCGGTTGTGGGCTTTATAGCTGTAAAGACGGTTATATCGTAATGGAGATTGTGGGTATTACTCAGATCCAAGAAATCTTCAAAGATATTGGTCTTGCTCACTTATTGGGTACACCAGAAATTCCTGAAGGCACGCAGCTCATTCACCGTGTTGAGTGCCCGTATGGCCCACTTGTTGAAGAAAAATTAGATGAGTGGCTAGGTGCGCGTGACATTGATGTTGTTCTAGCGCGCTTGGCGGAGCTGAATATTGCCAGCGCCAAGGTACTTACCATTCCAGAATTAGAAACCAATCCACAATATATTGCCCGTGAATCCATCACCAGTTGGCAAACCATGGACGGGCGTACCTGTCGTGGTCCAAACGTGATGCCAAAATTTAAAAACAATCCGGGGCAAATCTGGCGCGGTATGCCATCTCACGGCATGGACACGTCGGATATTCTGCAAAACATTGGTTATAACGAAAATGATATTAGGGGGCTGGTCGAGAAAGGGCTGGCTAAAATTGTTGAGTAA